From Flavobacterium sp. 102, a single genomic window includes:
- a CDS encoding TlpA disulfide reductase family protein gives MKKIALSFMLAIIGFGCSNAQKTEFNKESLDKKLTTTDSTEVSFETVLKNQKGKVTVIEIWASWCSDCVKAMPKVKEMQANNPKVDYVFISMDKAFDKWKAGIEKHELTGKQYWVNDPKMMKGEFGKSIDLDWIPRYIILDKNGKIVTYRAIETDFEQINATLKTLQ, from the coding sequence ATGAAAAAAATTGCTTTAAGTTTTATGTTGGCCATCATAGGTTTTGGTTGTTCTAATGCACAGAAAACCGAATTTAACAAAGAGAGTTTGGACAAAAAATTAACTACCACAGACAGCACTGAAGTTTCTTTTGAAACGGTTCTTAAAAATCAAAAAGGGAAAGTAACCGTAATTGAAATATGGGCATCATGGTGTAGTGATTGTGTCAAAGCAATGCCGAAAGTAAAAGAGATGCAAGCGAATAACCCAAAGGTGGATTATGTATTCATTTCTATGGATAAAGCCTTTGACAAATGGAAAGCCGGTATTGAAAAACACGAATTAACAGGAAAACAATATTGGGTAAATGACCCTAAAATGATGAAAGGAGAATTTGGAAAATCTATTGATTTAGATTGGATTCCGAGATATATCATCTTAGACAAAAACGGTAAAATTGTTACCTACAGAGCCATAGAAACTGATTTTGAACAAATTAACGCTACTTTAAAAACTTTACAATAA
- a CDS encoding ATP-dependent Clp protease adaptor ClpS, translating to MSTIEKVQEDVLVEEQVGVNNEIVLYNDDVNTFDHVIDTLIRVCQHSAEQAEQCAILVHYKGKCTVKTGHYDELKPQCTQLLEAGLSAEII from the coding sequence ATGAGCACTATAGAAAAAGTACAAGAAGACGTTTTAGTCGAAGAGCAAGTTGGAGTTAACAACGAAATCGTATTGTATAACGACGATGTCAATACCTTTGACCATGTAATTGATACGCTAATTCGTGTTTGCCAACACAGTGCGGAGCAAGCGGAACAATGTGCTATTTTAGTTCATTATAAAGGAAAATGCACGGTAAAAACAGGTCATTATGATGAACTGAAACCCCAATGTACGCAGTTGTTAGAAGCCGGTTTAAGTGCGGAAATTATTTAG
- the prmA gene encoding 50S ribosomal protein L11 methyltransferase yields MSNIYLGYHFSVEPKELGSEILIAELGEKPFESFIETDNGFSAYIQKDLWTEDILNDIYLLTSPEFSISYTIEEIDQVNWNEEWEKNFEPIDVDGKCHVRAPFHPKTDAEFDIIIEPKMSFGTGHHETTHMMIQHLLETDVTNMKTLDMGCGTAILAILAEMKGAKPIDAIDIDNWCYLNSIENAERNNCHEITVYEGDAELLKDKKYDLIIANINRNILLNDMQQYVNCLNKNGILLLSGFYTEDIPFIDASCTEKGLTYVKKFERNNWVSLKYIN; encoded by the coding sequence ATGTCAAATATATATTTAGGGTATCATTTTTCGGTTGAACCCAAAGAACTAGGTTCTGAAATTCTCATTGCAGAATTGGGAGAAAAACCGTTTGAAAGCTTCATTGAAACCGACAATGGTTTTAGTGCTTACATTCAAAAAGACCTTTGGACTGAAGACATTCTAAATGACATTTACCTATTAACTTCTCCCGAATTTTCTATTTCTTATACTATAGAAGAAATCGACCAAGTGAATTGGAATGAAGAATGGGAAAAGAATTTTGAACCGATTGATGTAGACGGAAAATGCCATGTTCGCGCACCATTTCACCCAAAAACCGATGCTGAATTTGACATTATCATCGAACCAAAAATGAGCTTTGGAACCGGTCATCACGAAACTACACACATGATGATTCAGCATTTATTGGAAACTGATGTGACTAATATGAAAACATTAGACATGGGTTGCGGTACCGCTATTTTAGCTATTTTGGCAGAAATGAAAGGAGCCAAACCTATAGATGCGATTGATATTGACAATTGGTGTTATTTGAATTCTATTGAAAATGCGGAACGCAATAATTGTCACGAAATCACTGTTTACGAAGGTGACGCCGAATTATTAAAAGACAAAAAATACGATTTAATTATTGCCAACATCAACCGCAATATCTTATTGAACGATATGCAACAATATGTAAATTGTTTGAACAAAAACGGCATTCTATTATTAAGCGGATTTTACACCGAAGACATTCCTTTTATTGATGCTTCCTGCACGGAGAAAGGTTTGACTTATGTGAAAAAATTTGAGCGAAACAATTGGGTTTCCCTAAAATACATCAATTAG
- the tpiA gene encoding triose-phosphate isomerase, which produces MRQKIVAGNWKMHKNAEETEDLLNELIDKLPNDIEAQIIVAPTFVNLASAVDHLEFTNIGVAAQNMHQNESGAYTGEISADMLKSIGVNIVILGHSERRAYFHETDTLLAQKVTTALKHDMTVIFCFGEELKDRQNNQHFNVVENQLRDGLFHIENKDWEQIILAYEPVWAIGTGETASPEQAQEMHEFIRETVRKRFGSDIAEDVSILYGGSVKPENAKEIFSKPDVDGGLIGGAALKASDFAAIANAI; this is translated from the coding sequence ATGAGACAAAAGATTGTTGCCGGTAATTGGAAAATGCACAAGAATGCCGAAGAAACAGAAGATTTATTAAACGAATTGATTGATAAATTACCCAATGATATTGAAGCACAAATCATAGTTGCCCCAACTTTTGTCAACCTTGCGTCTGCAGTTGATCATTTAGAATTTACCAATATTGGTGTAGCCGCGCAAAATATGCATCAAAACGAAAGCGGTGCTTATACCGGTGAAATCTCTGCCGACATGTTGAAAAGCATAGGTGTAAATATCGTTATTCTGGGTCATTCTGAACGTCGCGCCTATTTTCATGAAACCGATACACTTTTAGCACAAAAAGTAACAACAGCATTAAAACATGATATGACAGTCATTTTTTGCTTCGGCGAAGAATTAAAAGACAGACAAAACAACCAACATTTCAATGTAGTAGAAAACCAACTGCGTGATGGCTTATTCCATATAGAAAACAAAGATTGGGAACAAATTATTTTGGCGTATGAACCGGTTTGGGCTATTGGAACAGGTGAAACTGCTTCACCGGAACAAGCACAAGAAATGCACGAATTTATTAGAGAAACTGTTCGCAAAAGATTCGGAAGCGACATTGCGGAAGATGTTTCCATTTTATACGGCGGAAGCGTAAAACCTGAAAATGCCAAAGAAATTTTCTCAAAACCGGATGTGGACGGCGGATTGATTGGTGGTGCCGCTTTAAAAGCGTCTGATTTTGCGGCCATTGCAAACGCGATTTAA
- a CDS encoding PH domain-containing protein: MGLFSALMGNAGQASQEDLIKQYGQLLIDNETIEMGFKLIRDVFIFTNKRLILVEKQGITGSKIEYKSIAYKAISRFSVETAGTFDLEAELKIWVSSEQNPSITKQFTKSVNVYEVQKVLAYYVL; encoded by the coding sequence ATGGGACTATTTTCTGCACTAATGGGCAATGCCGGGCAAGCCAGCCAGGAAGATTTAATCAAACAATACGGTCAGTTATTAATCGATAATGAAACTATAGAAATGGGTTTCAAACTCATTCGAGATGTGTTTATTTTTACCAACAAACGGTTAATTTTAGTCGAAAAACAAGGCATCACAGGAAGTAAAATCGAATACAAATCGATAGCGTACAAAGCCATTAGCCGCTTTAGTGTGGAAACTGCGGGTACTTTTGACCTAGAAGCGGAATTGAAGATTTGGGTTTCCAGCGAACAAAATCCCAGCATTACGAAACAGTTTACCAAATCGGTTAATGTTTACGAAGTTCAAAAGGTACTCGCGTATTACGTATTGTAA